GTTTTTTATGGATTTTATTGATGTTAACCACATTTTTTCTCTACTCATCCCAGGCTGCGGAAATTTATGTGGATGATGTTGCGAGCAATGGCAACGGCACGTTGAACAGCCCGTTCAACAGCATTTCCTCGGCGTTGAACGCTGCCAATCCCGGGGATATTATTCGGGTGTTGCCCGGCAATTACGCCCAAAAAATTACCAGCCAAATCAGCGGAACCTCCGGTTCGCCAATTACGATCCGGGCGCATGATCCGGGAAACCGTCCGGTATTTTCGCTATCCGGAACGGTGATGGACATTTCGCACGATAATATCGTAATTGATGGTATTGTGCTGGATGCGCAATTTTCCGGCAATGATATCGTGCGGATTGACAACGCGGAGAATCTGACGATCCGTAACAGCGAAATTCGCAATGCCACAAAAGACGGCATCGATATGGAGCAATCCAATAATGTGCTCATCGAAAACACAAAAATTCACCACTGTTTGGCGGGAACAATAAACAGCCAGCAGGACGCGCACGGCGTTGTTGCGGTAACTTCCACTAATATTACCATCCGCGACTGCGAAATTTATTACGTTTCCGGGGATTGTTTTCAGGCTGACCCGAGTCGTGGAACACCGGTTTGGGACAACGTGCTCATCGAAAACAGCAAGTTGTGGACCGGTCCGCTGCCCGCCGATGCCGCAGGGTGGAATGCCGGTGAAGTTCCCGGCGAAAACGCCATCGACACCAAAGTGAACGGCAGCTCCGGCAATGCTAACTATCGGGCAAAGCTGACCTTACGGCATGTGGAAGCCTATGGGTTTGTCCCGGGTTACATCAGCAATCGTGCGGCGTTCAATATTAAAGAAAAAGTAGATTGTTTTATGGATGGCGTTATCGCACACAATAACGAAATCGGTTTCCGGTTGCGGGGACCCGGCAGTAACGGCGGTGCGCACATCACCATAATTAACAGTATTGCGTATGATAACGAAACAACTTTCCGAACGGAAGATGATCTGGAAAAATTGCTGATTTACAACAGCACTTTCGATATTGGTACCGGAAATCGCTATTTCCAGAATGCTAGCGGCGGATACGATCCGGCGGGATTCGATTTGCGAAACTCGCTGTTTCTCGGCACAAAACCAAGTGATGCGTCGCAGCCGTCCAATCTTTCGGCGAACGCGTCGTTTTTTGTCAACCGTTCGTCAAACGATTACCGGCTGAGCGGCAGCAGTCCCGCCATCGATGCCGGGGAAACTATCGCGATTGTGACCCACGATTTTGCGGGAAATTCGCGAACGGCGGGGCAATATGATGTTGGCGCATTTGAAGGCAATCCTGCCACCGGTATCGATGACGATGCCGCGCCGCTGGAAGGATTTCGGCTGCAGCAAAATTACCCGAATCCCTTCAATCCGGAAACGACCATCGAATTTTCGATGGCATCCGCCGGACGCGTAACGTTGGAAATTTTTGATGTGCTCGGGCGAAAAGTGCGTACGCTGGTTTCCGATTTTCTGCCATCCGGCAGCTATTCCCAGCGCTGGAACGGGCGAAATGATGTTGGTGATCTGGTGGAAAGCGGCGTTTACGTGTATCGGTTGCAGGCGGGCAATTTTAGCCGCATTCGCAAAATGCAATTGATTCAATAAAAAAAGGGCGAATAAAAAAACTTCGCCCAAACAATGAAAAAACAAGATGTTGAGAGCTGCCATAAAAATGCGGCGGGACGGGAGGAACCCAACTCGCCGTATTTTTTTTGTCAACGATTTCTGCCATATTGTTCGTGGCTGGAAACCCAGTCCGATGATGAAATAGCGGAAGCCAGCGACAACTCGCCAGCCAGCACAACGCCCGCCACAATTTCCGCAAATTTTTTGACTTTCCCGCGACCGTAACAGCCGAGCATTTCGAGGCACTCTTTTTGGGTCGCCAATCCGACACCGCCGCCGTAAGTCGCTACAATCAGCGATGGAATGGTGATGGAAATATACAGATCTTTTTCCGGTGTAATTTCAGTATAAATAATGCCGGCGGAGGATTCCGAAACGTTGGCGACATCCTGTCCGGTGGCGATAAACATCGCGGTAATGGCGTTCGCGGAATGCAATCCGTTGTTGTTCACGCCCGACAAAAAGCTGCCGATTCCCGCCACACCGGCGTGATAAGCCAGGCTTTCCGGCTCAACGCGCATCACCTGAACTAGCACATCGCGTTTAATCAGCGCTTCCGCGGTTACGCGTTTGCCGCGCGTGCGCATAATGTTCACCTGCGATGCTTTTTTGTCTGTCGCAAAGTTCGATTCGAGGAAAAATCGTTTGATACCTTTGTAGTGATCGAGAATCCAGCTGCATGCGGCAAATGTTGCTCGCCCAACCATATTTTGACCTGCGGCATCGCCGGTGGTGTAATTGAAACGCAGATAGGCAAACTTGCTCGCGAGGTAAGGGTCAATATATTGTAGCTTGGCGACGCTGGATGTCGTTTCCGCATGTTCCGCTATCGTTTTGAAATTTTCCTGCACCCATTTTACAAATTCGCGGGCTTCGCGGGCATCGTCGAAAACGAACACCGGTGCACGTTGCATCAGGTCGTCCACAACGCTGCATTTTACGCCGCCGCAGGAGTTGATCAATTTGATCCCGCGATTATACGACGCCACCAACGTGCCTTCCGCAGTTGCCATCGGGATCAAAAAATCGCCTTTGGCGTGCTCGCCGTGAACCGTCAACGGACCGGCAATGCCCATTGGCACCTGCGCCACGCCGGTAAAATGTTCGCAATTGCCCTGGGTAATGTGCGGGTCGAACGAGTATTTCGCAGAGTGTTTCAGCGAAACACCGGTAATTTTCTCAACAAATTTTTGGCGGGTCTGGATGGCTTCTTCGGAGTAATCATCGGCGTCATTCCGGGGAATGCGCACGGTGGTTTCTTTGATATCCGAGATGCTGTCTTCGACATTTAACTTCAGTTTGCCAAAGGGTTTGGTGTCGAAAACCAGCAATATCTGATGTTTGCCTTTTTCCAACGGGCTGCTTTTTGCCCGGATGTCGATGGATCTGCGCAGCGGAAAATCGAGTGGATTTTTGCTCAACGTTGCGGGATCCACCGCGTTTTCGCCGCCCAAATCCAGTGAAATATCGGATACTGAAATGGATTTTCCATCGATTTCGAGACTGCGAAACCCGGTGAGCGTTGCATCACTCAAACGGTTTTTGAGAGAAAAACGGATGCCATCCGTTGTGTTTTCCAAACTGCCGAACGTGTACAATTGTTTAAGCAACAAGCTGGGAACAAGTGCCATTAAAATGTCCTCCTGAAAACAGTGATGTTAATATATCAGCAATAGATTGGTGTCGCAATCAGCCGTAAAACCCGGAATAGTAAAATATTAGGTTCATATTATTTAGCGAATATTTTCCAAAAAAACACGAAAAATTCTTACAAATTTTACAGCGGCTGCGCAGGAAATATCTTTTTTATTGCATTTTTTAGCGGTTTTACCGTAACCTGTTACCTCAAGCCCGAACATTTTCCGACTCCGGTTCCGCACATTGGATGTGCGGCATTCTGCTATTTGCCAATCGGGCTGATATATCATTGAAACACCGGATAAAATCGCATGGCAATGATTACCTTAACCTGGCTGTGGGACGGTGCAACGGGAACCCTGGTTCTGGTGACGTTGGTGATTCTTGTTATCTCGCTGTTAATTTGGGCAATGGAGCTTTTTTGGAAACGGTATTTTGCAACAGATTTTATCTATCAGCCGGGTGAAATTTTTCCGCAATCCTATCAAACCTACGATCCGCTGAAGCCGGAACTCGCTGAAAAATATAATATTTATCTCCACCAAAATCTGGAAAAATTTATTGCAGGAGAGGAACGCTGGCAACCGGTTATCGATCCGTTTGCGGAATTTGACGAGCTGCTTAAATCACCGGATTCTGAACGATACGTAATGATTCTGGCTGCGCCGGGAATGGGAAAAACCGCTTTTGTGAAAGGCTGCAAACGGTGGCAGCAAAAAAAATTGCATCATCGATTGAAAGTGGCACATCTGCCGTTATCCCGGAGGGAGGCACGATTGCGACTGGTGCGGCTGCCCAATCCGCGCCAAACCATCCTCATTTTGGACAATCTCGAATCACTGTTTCTGCCCGGTGTTTTCCCGGACAAAAAGCTAAAACGCTGGATGGATAAAACCCGAAAATTTCCGTTGGTGATGTTGATCGGGCGGATGGAAGGTTTGCCGCCAATCAGCAGTGTGCCCGAAAAAAAGGGGCTTTGCAAAATCGATAGTCAGCCGTTTCACGAATATGAATTTATCCTGTACCGGATTGCACTTCCCGATACACCCGACCGCAAGGAATGGGTGAACAGCACCGTGCCGTTTTATCAATTTCGCAAACGAAGAGCATACGAAGAATGGCTGGAACGTAATCCAAAATTTGTGAACAAACCGTTGTTTTTACATTATTTACCATATATTGCAAATGAAACGTTGGTGAACCATCGGGAAGGTTACCGGTTGATTTGTGAGCACGCTGCAACCGCTACGGCTGCGCAGATGAAGCCGCAAATTGAGCCGCATCAGCTGCTGGATTTTTGGGAATCACTGGCGGAAATTTGTTATCGTCAGCGCATGAGCGGCGCCGGTGGTGCTGTTTCACAGGAAAAATTTGAGGATTGCTGCCGTAATTGCCATATCGATTTGCATCAGTGGAAACCCGGAAATTTGTCTTTGGTGAAAAAAGACCAGCTTGGCAAATGGTTGTTTGCAGAACAAAGTGTTGAAGAATATCTGGTGTCGCGGCGATTTTTGGCGCTGCCGGAGACATTTGACGGATTGCGTTTTACCAAACAACTCCAAACTTTTTTGTGGGATACATTTTCCGATGAAATCACTGCCGGGCGCGAGCTCTCCGGCGATTGGCTGCGACACGGCGATTTCTCCGCGTTTCGGGTGCGCCTGCCAAATCAGCCATCGCATGAGTTGGAAATGGATGACATTCGCCCCAAGATGATTACCGAAGTTTTGGAGCGATACCCGTTTTTTGATCGCGTTCACCAGCCGAATGCTCGCGGATTGCATCATTTGTTCGAGCCGAAAGTGGTGAATGGCAGCAAAGTTGTTGTCGATCACTGCACCAATTTAATGTGGGACCAAAGCGATCCGTTCCCGAAAATACCGATCCGCGAATTTGAAAATCGCCTGAAAATTGTCCGTTACGCCGGATTTTCTGACTGGCGATTGCCAACTCTGGAAGAAGGGTTATCCCTGTTGCATCCGCAAACCGGCGATTCAGCATACATTCATCCGGCGCTGAGCGATCCGCGAACGGAAATCTGGCTTGCGGAACGGGATGCGCCGGATAGCCAATGGGTGGCATTTTTCGCCGAAGGCACCTGTCGCCCGGCGCACGTTTCCGATCGCCATTTTGTGCGGCTGGTTCGAAATTGCTAATTGATATTTTTTTTGAAAGATTTACCGCCGACAACTGTCTAACTTGTTGAATGATCGAATTTCCGGCGCAGATCGTTCCCGGAAATCAACGGATGCGGACGAAGCAAAAGAGAGAATCTGGATGACATTTGAGGCGATTTATCGTGAATATGGCGATAAAATAATGAATCTGGCCTACCGGATGACCGGAAGCAAAGAATCCGCACGCGATATGACGCAGGAAATTTTCATCAAGGTTTACGAAAATATGGACAGTTTTCGGGGAGATTCTCAGGTATTTACCTGGCTGTATCGCATCGCTACCAACCATATTTTTAATTTCCTGAAAAAAGAGCGACGCCGTAAGTGGTTGAATTTAATGGACAAACCGCTGTCCGAAGTGCTGCAGGAAGATCAGATCGATCCGTTATTCTGGAGTCGCAGCGCACCGCAGCCGGACCGGCAAATGGAAAAATCGGAGCGCGAAAAACGTGTGTGGCAGTCGATTCAGCAACTGTCGCCAAAATACCGGGTGCCGCTGGTACTCAATCGATATGAGGATATGAGCTATCAGGAAATCGCTGAAACCATGCAACTCAGCCTCAGTGCGGTTGAATCCCGGATTCATCGCGCCAAAAAAGAGCTGGTCAAATTGTTGGAGCCATATATTATGGATTTGTAAAAAATAACCCGAACGGGTCAAAAAAAATGATTTTTTTTGAAAGATTTGGTTTAAAGAATGGTCTAATCCATTGAAAGCAAAAACGAAGGATGTAAAAATGAGCAACCATGTGACATCAAAATTTCTGGATTGGTCCGAAGGCAAACTGAGCCGCGAAGCGCAGTCCGCCATCGAAAGCCATCTGTTGAAATGCCCGAAATGCAAAGCCTATTTCGAGCAGATGAGCGATATGATGGACGTGGTTGACCGGAGTGCGTTACCGATGCTGGAAGCCGATCCGTTTTTACCAACCCGTATAGCCGCGCTGGCACGGGAAAAACAGCAGCTTTCGCGTCGCCAATTGCTCAATCCGGCGCGCCAGTTACGCATTGCATTTTCTACGTTGATGTTGGTTGGCGCAATGGGTATCGGCATTTTTTTGGGAAAAGATTTGGCGACAACAACCCAAACATCCCAAAGCGAGCAGTTGAGCGATTATTCCACGGTTATTTGGGATAACGGCATCGTTGAAAACATGGATGCGGTTATCGAATACACCCTCGAGGATGGGAAATGAAACCGAAAATTCTGATTGGCATTCTGCTGTTTCTGATCGTCGTCAATGTGGCAACCATCGGCAGTTTTTTCTACTTTCGCATGCAACATATGCCACCGTTGGATGAACGCCCACCGTTGGGGGCGCTGCTGACACCCGAAAAAAGAGAACAATTGCACACAATGATGCGCGGGTTTCAGGAAGAAATTCACCCCATCCGGCAAGAATTGCAGGTCAATGAAAATGAATTGTATCAATTATTAATCAGCGAATCACCCGATCGCGAAATGATCGATCAGAAAATGAATGACATCAGCCGGCTGCGTCAGGAAATTGCTCAAAAAGCAATCGACCGGATGCTGGTTGCCAAAGAATTTATGAACGAAAAAGAGCAAAGAATATTTTTTCAACACTTGCTGGAGAACCGGATGGGCCCGAGGGAATTCGGCAAGCAACGATTCCGTGGCAAACAACCGCCCCCATTTATGCGGGATCGGGATAATCCCCCGCCACGGGGTAATTAACAAAAAACCGATAGAAAATTTGTAAAAAGGAGATTTAAAATGAAACGATTCACCCAAACTTCGATGATTGCGATGTTGATTGCACTGTTCAGTTTTGCAGCGTTGGCACAGCCGGGTGGCGGCGGATTTCGTGGACCCCGCGGTGGCGACGACGATGATTTTGGCCCGCAGCGCGGCGCACGAATGGCAAAATTTCTGGATCTCACAGAAGAGCAGAAAACCAAAGTTGAGGATATGCGATTGAATCACCAGCGCGAAATGCTGCCGCTGCGTTCCGAAATGCAAGGCTTGCACACAGAGCTGAAACTGGTTGAAACCACCGAAACATACAATGCCGCAAAAGCGGAAAGCCTGGTGAAAAAAATGGGCGAACTGCGCACAAAAATGCACCTGCAGCGGTTGAAAAATCATCAGGAAATGCGCAGCTTGCTGACGACGGAACAGCGCAAAAAACTTGATTCGATGATGCTTTCCCGTGGCGATGGTAACGGACGCGGCATGCGCGGTGGCAAAGGCGGACACGGTCGCGGAATGGGGCAGGGAAGAGGCTGCCCGAACTGTAATTAAACTGACATCACATCTGCAATAAAAGAAAAGCCCGGCAATTTACCGGGCTTTTTTATTGAGATACGCAAACTTCAGAAATTATTGCTGCGTAAAGTTGCGCAGCCTGATTTAATTCGTCAATCTGCACAAATTCTCCGCGCCGGTGGGCGGAAGTTAAACAACCGGGTCCGCAAATATACGGATTCATTCCGGCATCTAAAAACATCCTGGCATCGGAGTGGGATCGAAAAGCAGACGTATTTAGCGGCAGATGAGATGCATCAAAAGCAGTGTTAAATTTTTTCCAAATAGCTGTTTTTTCAAGATGATAGCCCGCGGACCAAAAGAGCATATCGTGCTGAAAATCCACTTCCGGGTGATGCTGTTGGACTTTTGTTTTGGCAGATTCGATAATGGCGCTTACGGAAGCCGCATCCGCTTCCGGCGGCAGATGAAAATCGAGCAGCGCCTCGCAGTTTTCGGCAACCACAAAATCCGGTTCGCCGCCATGTATTTCCCGGGGATTGATTGCTAATTCCCTGTGAAAGGGCAGTGTTTTTCGCAGGGTAAAAATTTCGCTCAGCCACGAGAGCATTGCTTCGATGGCATTTGCGCCAACTTCCGGCAACGCCGCATGCGCCCGTTTGCCTTTGCTGTGCAGCCGGCATTCCAGATAGCCAAAATGTGACGGACACAATTGCAACTGGGTGGGTTCGCCAATGACAACTTC
This genomic window from Calditrichia bacterium contains:
- a CDS encoding right-handed parallel beta-helix repeat-containing protein, whose translation is MRFLWILLMLTTFFLYSSQAAEIYVDDVASNGNGTLNSPFNSISSALNAANPGDIIRVLPGNYAQKITSQISGTSGSPITIRAHDPGNRPVFSLSGTVMDISHDNIVIDGIVLDAQFSGNDIVRIDNAENLTIRNSEIRNATKDGIDMEQSNNVLIENTKIHHCLAGTINSQQDAHGVVAVTSTNITIRDCEIYYVSGDCFQADPSRGTPVWDNVLIENSKLWTGPLPADAAGWNAGEVPGENAIDTKVNGSSGNANYRAKLTLRHVEAYGFVPGYISNRAAFNIKEKVDCFMDGVIAHNNEIGFRLRGPGSNGGAHITIINSIAYDNETTFRTEDDLEKLLIYNSTFDIGTGNRYFQNASGGYDPAGFDLRNSLFLGTKPSDASQPSNLSANASFFVNRSSNDYRLSGSSPAIDAGETIAIVTHDFAGNSRTAGQYDVGAFEGNPATGIDDDAAPLEGFRLQQNYPNPFNPETTIEFSMASAGRVTLEIFDVLGRKVRTLVSDFLPSGSYSQRWNGRNDVGDLVESGVYVYRLQAGNFSRIRKMQLIQ
- a CDS encoding hydroxymethylglutaryl-CoA reductase translates to MALVPSLLLKQLYTFGSLENTTDGIRFSLKNRLSDATLTGFRSLEIDGKSISVSDISLDLGGENAVDPATLSKNPLDFPLRRSIDIRAKSSPLEKGKHQILLVFDTKPFGKLKLNVEDSISDIKETTVRIPRNDADDYSEEAIQTRQKFVEKITGVSLKHSAKYSFDPHITQGNCEHFTGVAQVPMGIAGPLTVHGEHAKGDFLIPMATAEGTLVASYNRGIKLINSCGGVKCSVVDDLMQRAPVFVFDDAREAREFVKWVQENFKTIAEHAETTSSVAKLQYIDPYLASKFAYLRFNYTTGDAAGQNMVGRATFAACSWILDHYKGIKRFFLESNFATDKKASQVNIMRTRGKRVTAEALIKRDVLVQVMRVEPESLAYHAGVAGIGSFLSGVNNNGLHSANAITAMFIATGQDVANVSESSAGIIYTEITPEKDLYISITIPSLIVATYGGGVGLATQKECLEMLGCYGRGKVKKFAEIVAGVVLAGELSLASAISSSDWVSSHEQYGRNR
- a CDS encoding DUF1566 domain-containing protein, whose amino-acid sequence is MAMITLTWLWDGATGTLVLVTLVILVISLLIWAMELFWKRYFATDFIYQPGEIFPQSYQTYDPLKPELAEKYNIYLHQNLEKFIAGEERWQPVIDPFAEFDELLKSPDSERYVMILAAPGMGKTAFVKGCKRWQQKKLHHRLKVAHLPLSRREARLRLVRLPNPRQTILILDNLESLFLPGVFPDKKLKRWMDKTRKFPLVMLIGRMEGLPPISSVPEKKGLCKIDSQPFHEYEFILYRIALPDTPDRKEWVNSTVPFYQFRKRRAYEEWLERNPKFVNKPLFLHYLPYIANETLVNHREGYRLICEHAATATAAQMKPQIEPHQLLDFWESLAEICYRQRMSGAGGAVSQEKFEDCCRNCHIDLHQWKPGNLSLVKKDQLGKWLFAEQSVEEYLVSRRFLALPETFDGLRFTKQLQTFLWDTFSDEITAGRELSGDWLRHGDFSAFRVRLPNQPSHELEMDDIRPKMITEVLERYPFFDRVHQPNARGLHHLFEPKVVNGSKVVVDHCTNLMWDQSDPFPKIPIREFENRLKIVRYAGFSDWRLPTLEEGLSLLHPQTGDSAYIHPALSDPRTEIWLAERDAPDSQWVAFFAEGTCRPAHVSDRHFVRLVRNC
- a CDS encoding sigma-70 family RNA polymerase sigma factor, which encodes MNDRISGADRSRKSTDADEAKERIWMTFEAIYREYGDKIMNLAYRMTGSKESARDMTQEIFIKVYENMDSFRGDSQVFTWLYRIATNHIFNFLKKERRRKWLNLMDKPLSEVLQEDQIDPLFWSRSAPQPDRQMEKSEREKRVWQSIQQLSPKYRVPLVLNRYEDMSYQEIAETMQLSLSAVESRIHRAKKELVKLLEPYIMDL
- a CDS encoding periplasmic heavy metal sensor, which encodes MKPKILIGILLFLIVVNVATIGSFFYFRMQHMPPLDERPPLGALLTPEKREQLHTMMRGFQEEIHPIRQELQVNENELYQLLISESPDREMIDQKMNDISRLRQEIAQKAIDRMLVAKEFMNEKEQRIFFQHLLENRMGPREFGKQRFRGKQPPPFMRDRDNPPPRGN
- a CDS encoding Spy/CpxP family protein refolding chaperone gives rise to the protein MKRFTQTSMIAMLIALFSFAALAQPGGGGFRGPRGGDDDDFGPQRGARMAKFLDLTEEQKTKVEDMRLNHQREMLPLRSEMQGLHTELKLVETTETYNAAKAESLVKKMGELRTKMHLQRLKNHQEMRSLLTTEQRKKLDSMMLSRGDGNGRGMRGGKGGHGRGMGQGRGCPNCN
- a CDS encoding M20/M25/M40 family metallo-hydrolase — encoded protein: MKSHQIIQTNLDYQRLLNLAVNVIDEYSPTYAENAAAMVFENALIRENIAVGRQPVPVTAGDKRANLIVTLGPQPSALMLVGHIDTVALWHDEGHHARISNGKLYGLGAADMKSACTAMTEAIIAVANSKVELKQGVTLALVVGEEEYGDGSKALVKEYFAPEVVIGEPTQLQLCPSHFGYLECRLHSKGKRAHAALPEVGANAIEAMLSWLSEIFTLRKTLPFHRELAINPREIHGGEPDFVVAENCEALLDFHLPPEADAASVSAIIESAKTKVQQHHPEVDFQHDMLFWSAGYHLEKTAIWKKFNTAFDASHLPLNTSAFRSHSDARMFLDAGMNPYICGPGCLTSAHRRGEFVQIDELNQAAQLYAAIISEVCVSQ